In the Chitinophagales bacterium genome, one interval contains:
- a CDS encoding T9SS type A sorting domain-containing protein — protein sequence MFNRAISFILLFIGLAISAQAQNYVRFSKSVDSVYESSPYGYIYVECNNTTADTFNAFVVLNQSQTNVVAFEDFFFSNKPIVVPPGFQRDTFKFDIYDNEDYDPGKKAVFTIINIEDTSFITADTTMVSEILNDDSFKISFVGAGRTVVENDTTIFIRVATNGISDSVTTAKVKLDMGNAVKGKHFLFNDTTISIAALARDTALIPVVILNDTVVEAMREANFTLYDATNNAILNVRGFTLTIRDDDLQPSGIIENYFSMIKVFPNPAVDFIQIENMPEQATIQVFDLSGSLLKEVAALSVSEKLSVQELADGVYLLKISSGSQSKIVRVAIAR from the coding sequence ATGTTTAATCGTGCAATTTCTTTTATACTTCTCTTTATTGGATTGGCAATAAGTGCGCAGGCACAAAATTATGTACGTTTTAGTAAAAGTGTAGATTCTGTTTATGAATCTTCGCCTTACGGTTATATTTATGTGGAGTGCAACAATACTACGGCAGATACTTTTAATGCTTTTGTGGTGCTAAACCAAAGCCAAACCAATGTGGTGGCATTCGAAGATTTTTTCTTTAGCAATAAACCTATTGTGGTACCTCCGGGCTTTCAGCGCGATACATTTAAGTTTGATATTTACGATAATGAAGATTACGATCCGGGTAAGAAGGCCGTATTTACAATAATAAATATCGAAGACACTTCATTTATTACTGCAGATACAACTATGGTGTCGGAAATTTTAAATGACGATTCTTTTAAAATTTCTTTTGTGGGGGCGGGGAGAACTGTGGTAGAAAACGATACCACCATTTTTATTCGTGTTGCTACTAATGGAATATCAGATAGCGTAACTACTGCCAAAGTAAAGTTAGATATGGGCAATGCCGTAAAAGGGAAGCACTTTTTATTTAATGATACTACCATTTCTATTGCTGCATTAGCGCGCGATACGGCTTTAATTCCGGTAGTTATTTTAAACGATACAGTAGTGGAAGCAATGCGCGAAGCCAATTTTACTTTATACGATGCTACTAATAATGCAATATTGAATGTAAGGGGCTTTACACTCACTATTCGCGATGATGATTTACAGCCAAGTGGTATAATCGAAAATTATTTTTCTATGATAAAGGTGTTTCCAAATCCTGCTGTAGATTTTATTCAAATTGAAAACATGCCGGAGCAGGCAACTATTCAGGTTTTTGATTTAAGTGGCAGTTTATTAAAAGAAGTTGCTGCGCTTTCTGTAAGCGAAAAATTGTCGGTACAGGAATTGGCAGATGGCGTTTATTTATTGAAAATAAGTAGTGGCAGCCAATCTAAAATAGTACGGGTTGCAATTGCTCGATAG
- a CDS encoding YqgE/AlgH family protein produces the protein MSKNIWSYENEKGKILAPGKLLLSEPFMLDENFSRTVVLICEHDLENGTMGLILNKPVKIQLNEVVPSLPPFAGKVYLGGPVGTDTMQFLHRLGEKIEGSVELADGLFWGGNFEQIKLLIENNNVQSDDIAFYIGYSGWGAEQLQVELESNSWIISQVEAPNVFQYKETIWRDVLRNMGGIYETMAGYPENPILN, from the coding sequence ATGAGTAAGAATATTTGGAGCTACGAGAACGAAAAAGGGAAGATATTGGCACCCGGCAAATTGTTGCTGTCTGAGCCTTTTATGTTAGATGAAAATTTCAGCCGAACCGTGGTGCTTATTTGTGAGCATGATTTAGAAAACGGCACTATGGGTTTAATACTAAACAAGCCTGTAAAAATACAACTGAATGAAGTGGTACCATCATTGCCGCCTTTTGCAGGTAAGGTTTACTTAGGCGGTCCTGTGGGAACCGATACCATGCAATTCCTGCATCGCTTGGGCGAAAAAATAGAAGGCAGTGTAGAGTTGGCTGATGGACTTTTTTGGGGAGGCAACTTTGAACAAATAAAATTGCTGATAGAAAATAATAATGTACAGTCCGATGATATTGCTTTTTACATTGGCTATTCTGGATGGGGAGCCGAGCAATTACAGGTAGAGTTAGAGAGCAATTCGTGGATAATTTCGCAGGTAGAGGCTCCTAATGTTTTTCAATATAAAGAAACTATTTGGCGCGATGTATTGCGAAACATGGGTGGTATTTATGAAACTATGGCAGGCTATCCAGAAAATCCTATTTTAAACTAA
- a CDS encoding DUF4105 domain-containing protein, translating to MKQIEKRSLDATLRQTMLSVLAIILFLTQPARAIQLSDSSQISLLTVAPGSELYSAFGHSGIRIHDFKQDIDIVFNYGTFDFNQPNFYVNFVRGRLLYMLDVGSFSDFMQMYEYEERSVTEDVLNLTNEEKQHIFLFLVDNAQPANRNYRYEFFFDNCATRIRDVFEQELKQKIHFNYAGFDSTKSLRQMLDLYVSNSPWVQLGFYLILGLPCDVNATPRIQAFLPDFLQKTFKQAVLNNGSNSSPLVRQSHVLLQYPPAAAPDSLFTPVFCILLLLTTAIVLSAIEYRLKKSATIFDFLLFFSAGLLGVFFLCMWAFTEHYSVPKNLNVLWAMPLFLPLSFLLFSKKMATFNTKWLHISAVWLLGLLILHFVLPQPFHIAVILLIVVLAYRAWFSAYLLQKKISNETT from the coding sequence ATGAAGCAAATAGAGAAACGCAGTTTAGATGCTACCTTGCGGCAGACAATGCTTTCGGTATTGGCTATTATCTTGTTTTTAACTCAACCTGCGCGGGCAATACAACTTTCAGACTCTTCACAAATTTCGCTTCTTACGGTAGCGCCCGGTAGTGAACTTTACTCTGCATTTGGGCATAGTGGCATTCGTATCCACGACTTTAAACAAGATATTGATATTGTTTTTAACTATGGAACATTTGATTTTAATCAACCCAATTTCTATGTAAACTTTGTAAGAGGACGCTTGCTATACATGCTGGATGTAGGCTCTTTCAGCGATTTTATGCAAATGTATGAATACGAAGAAAGAAGTGTAACCGAAGATGTATTAAACTTAACGAACGAAGAGAAACAGCACATTTTCCTCTTTCTTGTAGATAATGCTCAACCTGCCAATCGCAACTACCGATATGAATTTTTCTTTGACAATTGCGCTACCAGAATTCGCGATGTTTTTGAACAAGAACTTAAACAGAAAATCCACTTTAACTATGCCGGGTTCGATAGCACAAAAAGCTTGCGCCAAATGCTCGATTTATATGTTTCCAACAGCCCTTGGGTGCAATTGGGTTTCTACCTTATCTTGGGATTGCCCTGCGATGTAAACGCCACACCACGAATACAGGCCTTCTTACCTGATTTTCTACAAAAAACATTTAAACAAGCAGTCTTAAATAACGGCAGCAACTCCTCGCCATTGGTGCGCCAATCGCATGTATTATTGCAGTATCCTCCTGCGGCTGCACCCGATTCATTATTCACTCCGGTGTTTTGCATATTGCTTCTACTTACCACAGCAATAGTGCTTTCTGCAATAGAATATAGATTAAAAAAATCTGCTACCATCTTCGACTTTCTTTTGTTCTTCTCTGCCGGATTATTGGGAGTATTTTTCTTATGTATGTGGGCATTCACAGAGCATTATTCAGTACCCAAAAATTTAAATGTATTATGGGCAATGCCGTTATTCTTACCACTTTCCTTTTTACTCTTCTCTAAAAAGATGGCAACCTTCAATACTAAATGGCTCCACATAAGTGCAGTGTGGCTGCTTGGTTTGTTGATACTGCATTTTGTTTTACCACAACCTTTTCATATTGCAGTTATATTGCTAATTGTTGTGCTAGCATACCGTGCATGGTTTAGTGCTTACTTACTACAAAAAAAAATAAGCAATGAAACAACATGA
- a CDS encoding T9SS type A sorting domain-containing protein, translated as MKKFILSTLAYSAVMVLCAQVNLQISIDPLTSQPPFRVKYGDSISYSIEVLNTDSVVFAGSTYIGFKGSNTVNYDSVSLGILQIAPGSSVQKVIQIDVKPAYFKTGPEVVVVWPIFDGKAGNEVADFILVKDVVNGMNDVEEVQHPYFISSNILQCMECISAVKRVRIFDLAGRIASTINYPAIPLGLEHVTKGMYIVQVEDEQGKYQVLKWWVQ; from the coding sequence ATGAAAAAGTTCATACTTAGTACACTTGCTTATTCTGCCGTGATGGTGCTTTGCGCACAAGTTAATTTGCAGATTTCCATAGATCCGCTTACATCGCAACCTCCGTTTAGGGTAAAGTATGGCGATTCTATCAGTTATTCTATCGAAGTTTTAAATACCGATTCAGTAGTATTTGCAGGTAGTACATATATTGGCTTTAAAGGTTCTAATACTGTAAACTACGATAGTGTTTCATTGGGTATTTTGCAGATTGCACCCGGCAGTTCTGTGCAAAAAGTAATTCAAATAGATGTAAAACCTGCTTATTTCAAAACGGGGCCTGAAGTGGTAGTGGTATGGCCAATTTTTGATGGTAAAGCAGGGAATGAAGTTGCCGATTTTATTCTTGTAAAGGATGTAGTGAATGGTATGAACGATGTGGAGGAAGTGCAGCATCCATATTTTATTTCAAGCAATATTCTGCAATGTATGGAGTGTATTTCTGCTGTTAAACGGGTAAGAATATTTGATTTGGCGGGGCGTATAGCTTCTACAATAAACTATCCTGCTATTCCACTCGGATTAGAACATGTAACTAAAGGAATGTATATAGTACAAGTAGAGGATGAGCAGGGAAAATACCAAGTATTAAAATGGTGGGTGCAATAG